The following proteins are encoded in a genomic region of Triticum dicoccoides isolate Atlit2015 ecotype Zavitan chromosome 1B, WEW_v2.0, whole genome shotgun sequence:
- the LOC119350671 gene encoding uncharacterized protein LOC119350671 → MKQEKGQGGGGRKLGRWLGAPVRALSRACDSYVRKMSACAGAMPTQYAGAMGRGGAGAMHMQAATFSSRSTRRADDDVSELVRAMSQRQQGSSASPAAAAVPPRSRSVGVGRIDEDAPCDFGADAGRVGLPPPAVRRSRSAAVGSGLPPRVGGGGGFGAATIKKVPAAGVVHGG, encoded by the coding sequence ATGAAGCAGGAGAAggggcagggcggcggcgggaggaagcTGGggcggtggctgggggcgccggtgCGGGCGCTGTCGCGGGCGTGCGACTCGTACGTGCGCAAGATGTCGGCGTGCGCGGGGGCCATGCCCACGCAGTACGCGGGCGCCATGGGCCGCGGCGGGGCCGGGGCCATGCACATGCAGGCGGCCACCTTCAGCTCGCGCTCCACGCGCCGGGCGGACGACGACGTCAGCGAGTTGGTCCGCGCCATGTCCCAGCGCCAGCAGGGCAGCAGCGCCTCCCCCGCGGCCGCGGCCGTGCCGCCCAGGAGCCGGAGCGTGGGGGTGGGCAGGATCGACGAGGACGCGCCGTGCGACTTCGGCGCCGACGCCGGGCGCGTCGGCCTGCCCCCGCCGGCCGTGCGCAGGAGCCGCAGCGCCGCCGTCGGGAGCGGCCTCCCGCCGCGCGTCGGCGGGGGCGGGGGTTTCGGCGCCGCGACGATCAAGAAGGTCCCCGCTGCCGGCGTCGTGCACGGCGGCTAA